A region from the Geobacillus vulcani PSS1 genome encodes:
- a CDS encoding major tail protein, whose protein sequence is MPGVQVGLRDLYYAILTKDDSTGVAYQTPVKIAGAINAKISPKVDTQTLYADDGPSETVTSLGEIEVELEAKDLPLSVQAALLGHTISNGVLVKDADDVAPYVAIGFRSQKSNGKYRYVWLYKGRFETPEQEYKTKEDKPSFQTPKLKGTFVKRDYDGVWQAIGDEDEAGFTQAATWFNAVVNVTADTTPPTLSNTVPANNATSVAVSTTVQWIFSEAIAPECVNASNFMVIKDSDGSVVAGTLSQSADKTTITFTPSANLSAATAYRIIATTGVRDLAGNYMAQAQVRKFTTA, encoded by the coding sequence ATGCCAGGAGTGCAAGTAGGTTTACGTGATCTTTATTATGCGATTTTAACGAAGGATGATTCGACGGGTGTTGCTTATCAGACACCAGTCAAGATTGCAGGGGCGATCAATGCGAAGATTTCTCCAAAGGTCGATACACAGACTCTCTATGCAGATGACGGTCCATCCGAGACGGTCACATCGCTTGGAGAAATCGAAGTTGAACTTGAGGCAAAAGACCTTCCGTTGTCAGTTCAAGCAGCACTTCTTGGCCATACGATATCGAATGGTGTTCTCGTCAAAGATGCTGATGACGTGGCGCCGTATGTTGCGATTGGATTCCGTAGTCAAAAAAGTAACGGTAAATATCGTTATGTGTGGCTTTACAAAGGTCGTTTTGAAACTCCTGAACAAGAGTACAAAACAAAAGAAGACAAACCTTCGTTCCAAACGCCTAAATTGAAGGGGACATTCGTTAAACGTGATTATGACGGTGTGTGGCAAGCAATTGGCGATGAAGATGAAGCAGGATTCACGCAAGCGGCTACGTGGTTCAACGCTGTTGTGAACGTGACTGCGGATACGACGCCGCCTACATTGAGCAATACGGTGCCAGCTAACAACGCGACGTCTGTTGCTGTTTCTACAACAGTACAATGGATTTTCAGTGAAGCGATTGCCCCTGAGTGCGTGAATGCTTCGAACTTCATGGTCATCAAGGATAGTGATGGTTCCGTTGTGGCAGGTACTCTTTCTCAAAGCGCCGACAAAACAACAATCACATTCACGCCAAGCGCCAACCTTTCTGCGGCAACGGCGTACCGAATCATTGCAACGACAGGTGTACGCGATTTGGCGGGCAACTACATGGCTCAAGCACAGGTTCGCAAGTTTACAACTGCATAA
- the gp17 gene encoding tail completion protein gp17 — translation MSLNKLILDTLKPIGVPVAFQTYNGPATTYITFFEYNQFSALNADDGEQQTAHFIQVDVWSKGDYTSIVQQVKDLLTATGFRRTTETELYEPDTKIYHKVLRFSYVEEREE, via the coding sequence ATGAGTCTGAACAAATTGATTCTCGATACATTAAAGCCCATAGGTGTTCCTGTTGCATTTCAAACGTACAACGGCCCAGCAACGACCTATATCACGTTCTTTGAGTATAACCAATTCTCAGCGCTCAATGCAGACGATGGAGAACAGCAAACAGCGCATTTCATACAAGTGGATGTGTGGTCAAAAGGTGACTATACGTCAATTGTTCAACAGGTCAAAGACCTACTGACCGCGACGGGATTTCGCCGGACAACCGAAACCGAGCTATATGAACCGGACACCAAAATCTATCACAAGGTGCTCCGGTTTTCTTATGTAGAAGAAAGGGAGGAATAG
- a CDS encoding HK97-gp10 family putative phage morphogenesis protein produces MGFKLEGMQELLKKLETLGNEAEQVKQEALMAGAKVVQEAASQKAPRDTGKLAENIVISDVKEDGTVDIGPDRDRFYGLFLEFGTTKMAARPFLQPAFEENKEQVQQKMSDVIRRGLGL; encoded by the coding sequence ATGGGCTTTAAATTAGAGGGGATGCAAGAGTTGTTAAAGAAGTTGGAAACGTTGGGGAACGAGGCTGAGCAAGTCAAACAAGAGGCACTTATGGCGGGTGCAAAAGTGGTTCAGGAAGCGGCTTCGCAAAAAGCTCCACGAGACACGGGAAAACTTGCTGAAAACATCGTTATTTCTGATGTGAAAGAAGATGGAACTGTCGATATCGGACCGGATCGGGATCGTTTCTACGGTCTTTTTCTTGAATTCGGAACGACGAAGATGGCAGCGCGACCTTTTTTGCAGCCGGCTTTTGAAGAAAACAAAGAGCAAGTGCAGCAGAAAATGTCGGACGTCATTCGTAGAGGGTTAGGGCTATGA
- a CDS encoding phage head closure protein, giving the protein MNPGLFRHRITFQSFSETTNENGFPVQDWTDVKTVWAMIKTLQGREYYQAATTQNENTIRFVIRYATGINPDMRIKYKGRMFEILSVINDDERNVTMTIVAKEVM; this is encoded by the coding sequence ATGAATCCAGGCTTATTCCGTCACCGTATTACCTTTCAATCTTTTAGCGAAACCACGAACGAAAATGGTTTTCCTGTACAAGATTGGACTGACGTAAAAACTGTCTGGGCAATGATAAAGACGCTTCAAGGGCGTGAATATTACCAGGCCGCCACAACCCAAAACGAAAATACAATTCGTTTCGTCATTAGGTATGCAACAGGTATCAATCCAGACATGCGCATCAAATACAAGGGTCGGATGTTTGAAATTCTCTCTGTCATCAATGACGATGAGCGTAATGTCACGATGACGATTGTCGCGAAGGAAGTGATGTGA
- a CDS encoding head-tail connector protein, with translation MIVSLDEVKNWLRIDFSEDDTLLTTLIKAAETYLKNATGVEYDENNHLAKLFCMTLISDWYENREMIGKASDQIRPIINSILMQLTYGGDTS, from the coding sequence ATGATCGTTTCTTTAGACGAGGTAAAAAATTGGTTGCGGATTGATTTCAGCGAGGATGACACGCTATTGACAACGTTGATTAAAGCGGCGGAAACGTATCTTAAAAACGCGACAGGCGTTGAGTATGACGAAAATAATCATCTGGCTAAGCTGTTCTGCATGACGCTCATCTCTGACTGGTACGAAAACAGGGAAATGATCGGAAAGGCGAGCGACCAAATACGCCCCATCATCAATAGTATTCTCATGCAGTTGACATATGGCGGTGACACATCATGA
- a CDS encoding phage major capsid protein — protein MPKELRELLEQINNKKEEARKLLAENKIEEAKKLKEEIVALQEKFDIAKDLYEQEKEKVENKEPLKPTVQVKENEVEAFVNHIRTKFRNAMSEGSGQDGGYTVPQDIQTKINELRESKDALQNLILVEPVTTLSGSRVFKKRSQQTGFVEIPENGEIPEKATPQFTVLQYQVKKYAGFFRVTNELLKDSTEAIVNTLIRWIGDESRVTRNKLILSVLGSKAKTAIANVDDIKAVLNVQLDPVFRYTSSVITNQDGFNWLDTQKDANGNYLLQPSVSSPTGKQLFGVPVVMVSNKVLPSDTTNGKAPIIIGDLQEGVVMFDRQTTEIMSSDVAMDAFQTDVTLWRAIEREEVKLRDDEAFVYGEVTLA, from the coding sequence ATGCCGAAAGAATTACGCGAACTATTAGAACAGATTAACAACAAGAAGGAAGAAGCCCGCAAATTGTTAGCTGAAAATAAAATTGAGGAAGCCAAAAAGCTGAAAGAGGAAATTGTCGCACTGCAAGAAAAGTTTGATATTGCGAAAGACTTGTATGAGCAAGAAAAAGAGAAAGTCGAGAATAAAGAACCATTAAAACCGACTGTACAAGTAAAAGAAAACGAGGTTGAAGCATTCGTCAACCACATCCGTACGAAATTCCGCAACGCCATGAGTGAAGGTAGCGGGCAAGATGGTGGCTACACGGTGCCGCAGGACATTCAAACGAAAATCAATGAATTGCGTGAAAGCAAAGACGCTTTACAAAACTTGATTTTGGTTGAACCAGTGACGACATTGAGCGGTTCTCGCGTTTTCAAAAAGCGTTCACAACAAACCGGGTTTGTTGAGATACCAGAAAACGGAGAAATTCCAGAGAAGGCAACGCCGCAATTCACTGTTTTGCAGTATCAAGTGAAAAAGTACGCCGGTTTCTTCCGTGTTACTAATGAGCTATTGAAAGATAGCACGGAAGCAATCGTAAACACTCTAATTCGTTGGATTGGCGATGAATCCCGCGTCACTCGGAACAAACTCATCCTTTCCGTGTTAGGTAGTAAAGCGAAAACAGCGATCGCAAATGTAGATGATATTAAAGCAGTTTTAAACGTTCAATTGGATCCTGTCTTTCGATATACATCGAGTGTCATCACAAACCAAGATGGTTTCAACTGGCTGGATACTCAAAAAGACGCCAACGGAAATTACCTGTTGCAACCATCGGTTTCCTCACCGACAGGCAAACAACTATTTGGCGTTCCGGTCGTAATGGTATCGAATAAAGTTCTGCCGAGCGACACGACGAACGGTAAAGCGCCGATTATCATTGGCGACCTTCAAGAAGGTGTCGTAATGTTTGATCGTCAAACAACAGAAATTATGTCGTCCGATGTTGCGATGGATGCCTTCCAAACTGACGTTACTTTATGGCGTGCGATTGAACGCGAAGAAGTTAAATTGCGCGATGACGAGGCATTCGTGTACGGCGAAGTTACGTTGGCATAA
- a CDS encoding head maturation protease, ClpP-related — protein sequence MPFWKFIVNQATETEPESVELRIEGDIVDDDEAWLYEWFGMPSTSPNAFKEELSQYKGKDITVWIDSYGGSVFAAAGIYNALKEHNGKITVKIDSKAMSAASVIAMAGDEVLMSPMAVMMIHNPLTAAYGNMHDLRKVADILDTIKESIVNAYALKTGRSRNKISQMMDDETWMSANVAVKEGFADGILYQDGKPEVTDVAAFSRLAIVNSANRSMQDIMKIVSKQQQQDEKERLLLELDLI from the coding sequence ATGCCGTTCTGGAAATTCATCGTCAACCAAGCGACTGAAACCGAACCAGAGAGCGTGGAGCTTCGCATTGAAGGTGACATTGTAGACGATGACGAAGCGTGGTTATATGAATGGTTCGGGATGCCATCGACATCACCGAACGCATTTAAAGAGGAATTAAGCCAATATAAAGGCAAAGACATCACCGTATGGATTGACAGCTACGGTGGTAGTGTTTTTGCGGCGGCTGGCATTTACAACGCATTGAAGGAGCACAATGGTAAGATCACTGTCAAGATTGACAGCAAGGCGATGAGTGCGGCGTCTGTCATCGCGATGGCTGGCGATGAGGTGCTGATGAGCCCGATGGCGGTGATGATGATTCACAACCCTTTAACAGCTGCCTACGGGAATATGCATGATTTGCGGAAAGTCGCGGACATCTTGGACACCATTAAAGAATCCATCGTGAATGCCTATGCACTAAAAACAGGCCGTTCACGGAACAAAATTTCGCAAATGATGGACGACGAAACATGGATGAGTGCCAACGTCGCCGTGAAAGAAGGATTCGCTGACGGCATCCTATACCAAGACGGGAAGCCAGAGGTGACGGATGTCGCGGCGTTTAGCCGGCTGGCGATTGTCAACAGCGCAAATCGGTCTATGCAGGACATCATGAAAATTGTCAGCAAACAACAGCAACAAGACGAAAAAGAACGTTTACTTTTGGAGCTGGATTTAATCTAG
- a CDS encoding phage portal protein, producing MGWWSRLTRFFRPRNETVDMTNPLLLQWLGVDPDTPRNQLSEATYFACLKILSESLGKLPLKMYQKTERGIVKSDREELYNLLKLRPNPYMTSSVFWSTVEMNRNHYGNAYVWCQYSGPQLQALWILPSQYVTIVVDDRGLLGEKNAIWYRYNDPHDGKMYVFRNDEVLHFKTSVTFDGITGLSVRDVLKHTVDGALESQKFMNNLYKTGLTGKAVLEYTGDLNQEARDRLVKGFEQFASGSQNAGKIIPVPLGMKLVPLDIKLTDSQFFELKKYTALQIAAAFGIKPNQINDYTKSSYASAEAQNLAFYVDTLLYVLKQYEEEITYKILSNDLISQGHYFKFNVNVILRADIKTQMDSLSIAVQNGIMTPNEARDYLDMPADDYGNNLMANGNYIPLSMLGANYGKGGEG from the coding sequence ATGGGATGGTGGAGTCGTCTGACGCGATTTTTCCGGCCGCGAAATGAGACGGTGGACATGACCAATCCGCTCTTATTACAGTGGCTTGGTGTTGACCCAGACACACCAAGAAACCAATTGTCTGAGGCAACATATTTCGCTTGTTTAAAAATCTTGTCCGAGAGTTTAGGGAAGTTACCCCTTAAAATGTATCAGAAGACAGAGCGGGGCATTGTGAAAAGCGACCGTGAGGAATTGTATAACTTATTGAAATTGCGCCCGAACCCGTATATGACAAGCAGTGTCTTTTGGTCAACCGTCGAGATGAACCGGAATCACTACGGCAACGCCTACGTGTGGTGCCAATATAGCGGACCGCAGTTGCAAGCCTTATGGATTTTGCCAAGTCAATACGTCACGATTGTGGTGGATGATCGCGGCTTGCTGGGCGAAAAGAACGCGATATGGTATCGGTACAATGACCCGCACGACGGTAAAATGTACGTTTTCCGAAACGACGAAGTTCTCCATTTTAAAACGTCCGTTACATTCGATGGCATCACTGGCTTGTCTGTCCGGGATGTACTGAAACATACGGTTGACGGTGCACTAGAAAGTCAAAAATTCATGAACAACCTCTATAAAACGGGGCTAACAGGAAAGGCCGTCCTTGAATATACCGGCGACCTTAACCAAGAAGCGCGAGACCGCCTTGTGAAAGGCTTTGAGCAGTTTGCAAGCGGTTCTCAGAATGCAGGGAAGATTATCCCCGTACCATTGGGAATGAAGTTGGTGCCACTAGATATTAAGCTGACCGACAGCCAATTCTTCGAACTAAAAAAATACACAGCGTTGCAGATTGCAGCGGCGTTTGGAATCAAACCGAATCAGATTAACGATTACACAAAGTCAAGTTATGCGTCGGCAGAAGCGCAGAACTTGGCTTTTTATGTTGATACGCTTCTCTATGTGCTGAAACAGTACGAGGAAGAAATCACCTATAAAATTCTTTCTAATGATCTTATCAGCCAGGGGCATTATTTCAAGTTCAATGTCAACGTCATCCTACGGGCAGATATTAAGACGCAGATGGACAGTTTGTCGATCGCGGTGCAGAACGGCATCATGACGCCTAACGAAGCGCGCGACTACTTGGACATGCCTGCTGATGACTACGGCAATAACTTGATGGCCAACGGGAACTATATTCCGTTGAGTATGCTTGGCGCCAACTATGGGAAAGGAGGTGAGGGCTGA
- a CDS encoding terminase large subunit: protein MVDELLKRVVYYAQDVVDGRITACQKHKWACERFLNDIEQIVDDDFLYYFDGEELYRFYRWARMFKHTKGILAGQPIELTDFQLFIVGNIFCWKRKENHLRRFRKAYIQLARKNAKSQLLALIASYECFLSPEQSEVYIAGWGREQSGIVYNEVLSQIQSCSLLNGKYTDSYGRIRHKKSGSIIQPLSKEARKTGDGKNPSLAVIDEYHTHETSEIYDVLVSGMVARKNPLIVIITTAGFNLVSPCYTEYQYVSKVIDPNSSIENEEYFVMICELDKDDDIKDERNWIKANPIVAMYEEGMNFLRSELQTALDVPEKMRSFLTKNMNIWVDQKDNGYLPLDKWRACAVKEKIDLDVRECYIGVDLSKKIDLTSISGVIPLGEGRFYVWSHSFIPEDTLAEKRRTDKVPYDLWVKQGWITVTPGAVVDYHYIQTYIQRLAEEKLWDIKEICYDPYNATHFAQEMEAEGYTMVEIRQGIRTLSEPTKFFRELVLSGKIVHDDNPVLNWAVGNAVVRQDHNENIMLDKDKSTNRIDPLAAVINAMVRAMTRANDIDINKVTEEYLKMMGW from the coding sequence ATGGTAGATGAGCTTTTAAAGCGGGTTGTTTATTATGCTCAAGATGTTGTGGATGGCCGTATCACAGCATGTCAAAAGCATAAGTGGGCTTGTGAGCGGTTCTTAAACGACATTGAGCAAATCGTAGACGACGATTTCCTTTACTACTTCGACGGTGAGGAATTGTATCGCTTTTATCGCTGGGCACGGATGTTTAAACACACCAAAGGCATATTAGCCGGCCAGCCGATTGAGTTGACCGATTTTCAATTGTTTATCGTCGGCAACATCTTTTGTTGGAAGCGAAAAGAAAATCACCTGCGCCGGTTTCGAAAAGCATACATCCAGCTTGCCAGGAAAAATGCAAAATCTCAACTTCTCGCGTTAATCGCCAGTTACGAATGCTTCTTGTCACCAGAGCAGTCCGAAGTTTATATTGCTGGATGGGGGCGGGAACAGTCCGGCATCGTATACAACGAGGTGCTGTCACAAATTCAGTCATGTTCGCTGTTAAACGGCAAGTACACCGATTCCTACGGCCGTATTCGTCACAAGAAAAGCGGCAGTATCATTCAGCCGTTATCGAAGGAAGCGCGGAAGACAGGGGATGGTAAAAACCCAAGCCTTGCGGTGATCGACGAATACCACACGCATGAGACAAGCGAGATTTATGACGTCCTTGTCTCCGGCATGGTTGCCCGAAAAAATCCGCTGATCGTGATCATCACGACGGCGGGATTTAATTTAGTGTCGCCTTGTTATACGGAATACCAATATGTGTCAAAGGTGATTGATCCCAACTCCTCTATCGAGAATGAGGAATACTTCGTGATGATTTGTGAATTGGACAAGGACGACGACATAAAAGACGAACGGAATTGGATTAAAGCCAACCCGATTGTGGCGATGTATGAGGAAGGTATGAATTTTCTGCGAAGCGAACTGCAAACAGCTTTAGATGTGCCTGAAAAAATGCGGAGTTTTTTGACGAAGAACATGAATATATGGGTAGATCAAAAAGACAACGGCTACTTGCCTTTGGATAAATGGCGGGCATGTGCGGTCAAGGAAAAGATTGATCTAGATGTCCGAGAATGTTATATCGGCGTGGACTTGTCTAAAAAGATCGACTTGACAAGCATCAGCGGTGTTATCCCATTAGGGGAAGGCCGTTTTTATGTTTGGTCTCATAGTTTTATTCCAGAGGACACGCTTGCCGAGAAGCGTCGGACGGATAAAGTTCCTTATGACTTGTGGGTGAAACAGGGATGGATCACCGTCACACCGGGTGCGGTAGTGGATTATCATTATATCCAAACCTATATTCAAAGGTTGGCAGAGGAAAAACTTTGGGATATTAAAGAGATTTGCTACGACCCATACAACGCCACGCACTTCGCGCAAGAAATGGAAGCGGAAGGCTACACAATGGTGGAAATCCGCCAAGGCATCCGCACATTATCCGAACCGACGAAGTTTTTCCGTGAGCTGGTGTTATCGGGTAAAATCGTCCACGATGACAACCCGGTGTTAAATTGGGCAGTCGGGAATGCTGTTGTGCGACAAGATCACAACGAGAACATCATGCTGGATAAAGATAAATCGACTAACCGCATTGACCCGTTAGCGGCTGTTATCAACGCCATGGTCAGGGCAATGACGCGGGCGAATGATATTGATATTAACAAGGTGACAGAAGAATACCTCAAAATGATGGGATGGTAA
- a CDS encoding phage terminase small subunit P27 family yields the protein MGRNAKPIHLHLLEGNKNRLTKKEIEQRLETEKRLKPKKDKIKPPSWLDDVAKKEFKRIAKELMELDLLTNVDVNALAAYCDAYSDYVKCTQIIQEEGLMVEYTNKAAETNKVPHPLLTKKKQLYEQMRSIASEFGLSPAARAKLAIPKSEEHQQKSEEEQLFGDAL from the coding sequence ATGGGACGAAACGCAAAGCCGATCCACTTGCATTTGCTCGAAGGAAACAAAAACCGTCTGACAAAAAAGGAAATTGAACAACGACTAGAAACGGAGAAGCGGCTGAAACCGAAAAAGGATAAAATCAAACCACCCTCCTGGCTTGATGATGTAGCCAAAAAAGAGTTCAAGCGCATTGCAAAAGAGTTAATGGAATTGGATTTGCTTACGAATGTTGATGTAAACGCGTTAGCGGCATACTGTGACGCATACTCGGACTATGTTAAGTGTACACAAATCATCCAAGAAGAAGGGCTGATGGTGGAATATACAAACAAGGCTGCAGAAACAAACAAGGTACCTCATCCATTGCTCACAAAGAAAAAACAATTGTATGAGCAAATGCGTTCGATCGCATCTGAATTTGGGTTATCTCCGGCTGCGCGGGCAAAGCTGGCGATTCCAAAATCAGAAGAACATCAGCAAAAGAGCGAGGAGGAACAACTCTTTGGCGACGCACTGTAA
- a CDS encoding HNH endonuclease has protein sequence MPAKPLKPCAVPSCPNLTQGRYCQDHQHKEQQDKSHRHRYYDEHLRDQKAREFYHSKEWQRVRQVALVRDNYLCQHCLRNNRITSAEVVDHVIPIRVDWSLRLSLGNLQSLCNACHNKKTAEDKQRYGEGRVKNF, from the coding sequence ATGCCAGCTAAGCCATTGAAACCGTGCGCCGTTCCTAGCTGCCCAAACCTCACACAAGGTCGATACTGCCAAGATCACCAGCATAAAGAACAGCAAGACAAATCCCATCGCCATCGTTACTATGACGAACATCTCCGCGATCAGAAGGCTCGTGAGTTTTACCACAGTAAAGAGTGGCAGCGAGTACGACAGGTAGCGTTGGTTCGTGACAATTATCTGTGTCAGCATTGCTTACGGAATAATCGCATTACGTCAGCTGAGGTTGTTGACCACGTTATTCCTATTAGAGTTGATTGGTCACTACGACTATCATTGGGGAACCTACAGTCGTTATGTAATGCTTGTCACAACAAGAAAACAGCCGAAGACAAGCAACGATATGGGGAGGGGCGGGTCAAAAATTTTTAG
- a CDS encoding NYN domain-containing protein — protein MCKVHIFWDNSNIHIVGRNHVMKEFEPEEDQKLFRIYFKNLFLLAHRNRPIGSAYVVGSIPPNSNLWGHVRRLGVTLELLERSASNKEVGVDQTLQVSMFREAVKNNGHDHTFVVLTGDGAGKKLGKGFLNDLELIKNMGFNVEVISWKHGTHRDLKEFAQNNGLFIPLEDFYYNVTFIKEKRRADENIDFSKIN, from the coding sequence ATGTGCAAGGTTCACATTTTTTGGGATAATAGTAATATTCATATTGTTGGTCGCAACCATGTAATGAAGGAGTTTGAACCAGAGGAAGATCAAAAATTATTTAGAATCTATTTTAAAAATTTATTTTTATTGGCGCACAGGAATCGTCCGATTGGCAGTGCTTATGTTGTAGGAAGTATTCCTCCAAATTCTAACTTATGGGGTCACGTTCGACGATTAGGCGTTACGTTAGAGTTACTTGAACGCTCAGCTTCAAATAAAGAAGTGGGAGTTGACCAAACACTTCAAGTTTCAATGTTTAGAGAAGCTGTAAAAAACAATGGACATGATCACACATTTGTTGTATTGACAGGCGATGGAGCCGGAAAGAAGTTGGGTAAAGGGTTTTTAAATGATTTGGAACTAATAAAGAATATGGGGTTTAATGTGGAAGTAATATCCTGGAAGCACGGAACACATAGAGATCTAAAGGAATTTGCTCAAAACAATGGTTTATTTATTCCGCTTGAAGACTTTTATTACAATGTAACTTTTATAAAAGAGAAACGAAGAGCTGATGAAAATATCGATTTTAGCAAAATTAATTAA
- a CDS encoding DUF3800 domain-containing protein yields the protein MIEVYCDESRPEVIYGEKSKDRYMILGGIWVPYDIREDIKNSIKQLKNKHNVYGEYKWNTVSPSKVDFFLELIDVFFLHPIRFRCIVVDGTTVNLSKYHDSDSELGFYKFYYQLLVHWLNSKETYWIYLDHKKNKLPDRLHTLERVLERSANTNIGDVQAIESKQSLLIQLADVLIGAVGYKYHRLQSSNAKLSVVEYIEKKLGHEIYATPKSERKFNVFKINLRG from the coding sequence ATGATCGAAGTCTATTGTGATGAAAGTAGACCTGAGGTTATTTATGGAGAAAAAAGCAAAGACCGATATATGATTTTAGGTGGAATTTGGGTTCCTTATGATATCCGTGAAGATATCAAAAATTCGATAAAGCAATTAAAAAATAAACATAATGTTTATGGCGAATACAAATGGAATACTGTTAGTCCTTCTAAGGTTGATTTTTTTCTAGAGCTAATCGATGTATTTTTCTTACATCCTATTAGATTTCGTTGTATTGTTGTGGATGGAACAACTGTTAATTTATCTAAGTATCACGATTCTGATAGTGAGTTGGGATTTTATAAATTTTACTATCAATTGTTGGTTCACTGGTTAAATTCGAAGGAGACTTATTGGATTTATCTAGATCATAAAAAAAATAAGCTTCCTGATAGGCTTCATACTCTCGAAAGAGTTTTGGAAAGGTCTGCAAATACGAATATAGGTGATGTTCAGGCTATCGAATCAAAGCAATCTTTGTTAATACAATTAGCTGATGTGTTAATTGGAGCTGTAGGGTACAAGTATCATCGATTGCAAAGTAGTAATGCAAAATTATCGGTAGTCGAGTATATAGAGAAAAAGCTGGGGCATGAAATTTACGCTACACCTAAATCAGAAAGAAAATTCAATGTGTTTAAAATTAATTTGAGGGGTTAA
- a CDS encoding ArpU family phage packaging/lysis transcriptional regulator: protein MVKQLSFKLPEIDREKTKEAVEAALEKYRFYLLTIPEERLPKVTATYSLVPPAHTNAFHSSTESAVIDKVDFEREREKYIDWICRGVNRLNRKERELIVKRYLNDEMLYDYELYNDMGMSERQYYRMKARAFYKLAFILRIEVYKE, encoded by the coding sequence GTGGTAAAGCAGTTGTCGTTTAAGCTCCCAGAAATCGATCGTGAAAAAACGAAGGAAGCCGTTGAAGCTGCCCTGGAGAAATATCGGTTTTATCTCCTTACGATTCCAGAGGAGCGATTGCCAAAGGTAACAGCCACATATTCACTTGTTCCTCCTGCTCACACCAATGCTTTTCATTCATCTACAGAATCAGCAGTGATTGACAAGGTGGATTTTGAACGCGAACGAGAAAAATACATCGATTGGATTTGTCGTGGTGTGAACCGTTTGAATAGAAAAGAACGCGAGCTGATTGTGAAGCGATACCTGAACGATGAGATGCTGTACGATTATGAGCTATATAACGACATGGGAATGTCTGAACGGCAGTATTATCGCATGAAAGCTAGGGCTTTCTACAAATTGGCGTTTATTTTGAGGATAGAGGTTTATAAAGAGTAA
- a CDS encoding RusA family crossover junction endodeoxyribonuclease: protein MIKFIVYGEPVAQGRPRATTVNGRVRMYDPKKSRDFKHYLKLAASKHRPEQLIEGPISLEVKVYKPILKSFSKKKKAAAEAGQLRPTSKPDVDNYVKGVKDALKNVIWKDDSQVVDLHISKWYSETPRVEITIIPIDEK from the coding sequence ATGATCAAGTTCATTGTGTATGGCGAGCCCGTGGCGCAGGGACGGCCAAGGGCGACGACGGTGAATGGCCGCGTTCGGATGTATGATCCCAAGAAATCACGAGATTTCAAGCATTATTTGAAATTGGCTGCATCGAAACATCGGCCGGAACAATTGATTGAGGGACCGATTTCCCTTGAGGTTAAGGTGTACAAACCTATTTTGAAGAGCTTTAGCAAAAAGAAAAAAGCCGCAGCCGAGGCCGGCCAGCTGCGTCCCACAAGCAAACCGGATGTCGACAACTACGTCAAAGGAGTCAAAGACGCGCTCAAAAACGTTATTTGGAAAGATGACAGCCAGGTGGTGGACTTACATATTTCCAAATGGTACAGCGAGACGCCGAGAGTGGAAATCACAATCATACCGATAGATGAGAAGTGA